Proteins found in one Streptococcus criceti HS-6 genomic segment:
- the gla gene encoding aquaglyceroporin Gla, producing the protein MNEFFKEALTHEWLVKYATEVIATALMVLIGNGSVANVELKGTKGHKSGWLVIGFGYGFAVMLPALMFGTVSGNHINPAFTLGLAVSGLFKWTYVPGYLIAQMLGAMLGQGILVMGHAAYYQKTEDPNAILGSFSTISALDDGTEESRRPSTINGFINEFIGTFVLIFGALALTHNYFGSEALKDAAQQTGMTVDALTQQSPQIPLMTGGALGAAHLGLGFLVAALVISLGGPTGPALNPVRDLGPRLLHHLLPETVLGEHKGDSKWWYAWVPVVAPIIAGIIAAAAFKALYM; encoded by the coding sequence ATGAATGAATTTTTTAAAGAAGCCCTGACGCATGAATGGCTGGTGAAGTATGCGACAGAGGTTATTGCAACTGCTCTCATGGTTTTGATTGGGAATGGTTCTGTAGCCAATGTTGAACTGAAAGGAACTAAAGGCCATAAATCAGGTTGGCTCGTTATCGGTTTTGGTTATGGCTTTGCCGTAATGTTGCCAGCTCTTATGTTTGGTACGGTTTCCGGTAATCACATCAACCCAGCCTTTACGCTTGGTTTGGCTGTTTCAGGTCTTTTCAAATGGACCTATGTCCCAGGTTATCTGATCGCTCAAATGTTGGGAGCTATGTTGGGACAAGGAATTCTGGTAATGGGACACGCCGCCTACTATCAAAAGACAGAAGATCCAAATGCAATCCTTGGTTCTTTCTCGACTATCTCTGCTTTGGATGATGGTACAGAAGAAAGTCGCCGCCCTTCTACTATCAATGGTTTTATCAACGAGTTTATTGGAACTTTTGTTCTAATCTTTGGTGCTTTGGCTTTGACTCATAACTACTTTGGGTCTGAAGCGCTTAAAGATGCCGCCCAACAAACTGGTATGACTGTTGATGCCTTGACACAGCAAAGTCCGCAAATCCCGTTGATGACTGGTGGGGCTCTGGGAGCCGCTCACCTTGGTCTTGGATTCTTGGTTGCAGCCTTAGTTATTTCCCTCGGTGGACCAACCGGCCCAGCCCTTAACCCAGTGCGTGACCTAGGTCCCCGTTTGCTCCACCATCTCTTGCCTGAAACAGTTCTTGGTGAACATAAAGGTGATTCGAAATGGTGGTATGCTTGGGTGCCAGTCGTTGCACCAATCATTGCCGGAATCATTGCTGCAGCTGCCTTTAAAGCACTGTATATGTAA
- a CDS encoding IS630-like element ISStso1 family transposase (programmed frameshift) gives MTLEITPAQAQELKQALKDKANDKHYRKLHALLLRSQGMSLTAIGKEVGLVHQSVRNLITRYQKGGLTALFKENRGGRRRAYMTVEEEERFLNQQLERALKGEHVTVQSLFEAYQAEVGKSTTREGFYALLKRHGWRKVTPRPKHPKKQTLKRFMRQKIKSIFRKTRKRFKHSRRYKKVRLMYQDEAGFGRISKLGACWAPKGYRPHVASHYIREYRYCYGAVDAHTGESFFLIAGGCNTEWMNEFLRQLSQAFPDDYIVLVMDNAIWHKSKALEVPHNIDFAFIPPYTPEMNPIEQVWAEIRKRGFKNKAFKTLEEVINQLQEVIQSFHWKELKTIVHRKWTSAMLDFH, from the exons ATGACACTAGAAATTACACCAGCACAAGCACAAGAACTAAAACAAGCACTCAAAGATAAAGCAAATGATAAACACTATAGAAAACTTCATGCCCTCCTCCTTCGTTCACAAGGAATGAGCTTAACAGCAATCGGCAAAGAAGTTGGGCTCGTTCACCAGTCTGTTCGCAACTTAATTACCCGTTATCAAAAGGGGGGACTAACAGCTCTATTTAAAGAAAATCGCGGTGGTCGTAGACGTGCTTATATGACCGTCGAAGAGGAAGAAAGATTCCTAAACCAACAACTAGAACGGGCATTAAAGGGGGAGCACGTAACTGTTCAAAGCTTGTTTGAAGCCTATCAAGCTGAAGTTGGAAAGTCAACCACTCGTGAGGGATTCTATGCTTTATTAAAACGCCACGGATGGCGAAAGGTAACTCCTCGTCCAAAACATCCT AAAAAGCAGACGCTAAAACGATTTATGCGTCAAAAAATAAAATCTATATTCAGGAAGACAAGAAAGCGCTTTAAGCATAGCCGACGTTACAAGAAAGTCCGTCTCATGTATCAAGATGAAGCGGGTTTTGGTCGTATCAGTAAGCTAGGAGCTTGTTGGGCACCTAAAGGTTATAGGCCACATGTAGCCAGCCACTACATTCGAGAATACCGTTATTGTTACGGAGCCGTTGATGCCCATACAGGAGAATCTTTTTTCCTCATCGCAGGAGGTTGTAATACTGAATGGATGAACGAATTTTTAAGACAATTAAGTCAAGCTTTTCCTGACGATTACATTGTTTTGGTTATGGATAATGCCATTTGGCATAAATCAAAGGCTTTAGAAGTTCCACATAATATAGACTTTGCTTTTATTCCGCCTTATACTCCTGAAATGAATCCTATTGAACAGGTCTGGGCTGAAATAAGAAAACGTGGGTTTAAAAACAAAGCCTTCAAAACTTTGGAGGAGGTTATTAATCAACTTCAAGAGGTTATTCAAAGTTTTCATTGGAAAGAGTTAAAAACGATTGTCCATAGAAAATGGACTTCGGCTATGCTTGATTTTCATTGA
- a CDS encoding sulfite exporter TauE/SafE family protein: MNENLILHLIQAVLVLAMIIIIIELTLHIRHKKINIFQRFATGFWIGLVTDMLDTLGIGSFATTTTLFKITKLNDDDSKLPGTMNTAHVIPVMVQALCFILVVKVEPLTLISMASASFFGALFGTRITKNWNERLVQRILGLLLIVAALIMAYRMLTNPGGNLSTAVHGLHGIWLIIGVAFNFAIGVLMTMGLGNYAPELIFFSLMGLSPTIAMPVMMLDAAMIMTASSTQFIKADRVNWTGYAGLVLGGIIGVLIAVFFLTSIDLNTLKVLVVGIVIFTGAMLIRSSLTKKI, from the coding sequence ATGAATGAAAATCTAATTTTACACCTGATTCAAGCAGTACTGGTGTTGGCTATGATTATCATTATCATTGAGCTGACCCTCCATATTCGCCATAAAAAAATAAATATTTTCCAGCGTTTTGCAACTGGATTTTGGATTGGGTTGGTCACCGATATGCTAGATACTCTGGGGATTGGCTCTTTTGCAACGACAACTACCCTTTTTAAGATTACCAAACTCAACGATGATGATAGTAAGCTGCCTGGAACTATGAACACGGCTCATGTTATCCCTGTCATGGTGCAGGCCCTCTGCTTCATTTTAGTTGTCAAGGTTGAACCCTTAACCCTGATTTCGATGGCTTCCGCCTCCTTCTTCGGAGCCCTCTTTGGTACGCGAATCACCAAAAATTGGAATGAACGCCTTGTCCAACGAATTTTGGGGTTGCTTCTGATTGTTGCAGCCTTGATTATGGCCTACCGTATGCTAACGAATCCCGGCGGAAATCTATCAACAGCCGTTCATGGCTTGCACGGCATCTGGCTGATTATTGGAGTTGCCTTCAACTTTGCTATCGGTGTACTTATGACCATGGGACTAGGGAATTATGCTCCTGAGTTGATTTTCTTCTCCCTGATGGGATTGAGTCCAACCATTGCCATGCCCGTTATGATGCTGGATGCTGCTATGATTATGACAGCCTCCAGTACTCAATTTATCAAAGCTGACCGCGTCAACTGGACCGGTTATGCCGGCTTAGTTTTAGGGGGCATTATCGGTGTTCTCATTGCCGTATTCTTCCTTACAAGTATCGACCTCAATACTTTAAAAGTCTTAGTCGTAGGTATTGTTATCTTTACTGGCGCTATGCTCATCCGCTCTTCTCTAACTAAAAAAATCTAG
- a CDS encoding CppA N-terminal domain-containing protein produces MSLFEGITLAAPFFRINNRERNTEFYRKNLGFKVLKEENSEVFFSGYINKNVKLVIEESPSMRVREVEGPKKLNRLEVRAQNPAEIEALLAQGVAYKRLFRGNKGYAYEVISPENDLVLLHAEDSSDCLEEISGAGLTFAALPEFQGLSDFQIANLVLNVADLEVSQEFYQVLAGLAFLPTLKAAQGSDLQAAENTTWDLEIIDYQVPTDYDFTALKAYLEAAGLSVYLDKGQTVLVVSDPSQIELWFSK; encoded by the coding sequence ATGTCATTATTTGAAGGAATTACTTTAGCAGCACCGTTTTTTCGTATCAATAATCGGGAGCGTAATACGGAATTTTATCGCAAGAACTTAGGATTTAAAGTCTTAAAAGAGGAAAATTCTGAAGTTTTTTTCAGCGGGTATATCAATAAGAATGTCAAACTTGTTATTGAAGAATCCCCCTCCATGCGCGTGCGGGAGGTTGAAGGGCCCAAGAAGCTTAATCGCTTAGAAGTTAGGGCTCAAAATCCCGCTGAAATTGAGGCTCTTTTGGCTCAGGGAGTGGCTTACAAGCGACTTTTTAGGGGAAACAAGGGCTATGCTTATGAAGTCATTTCGCCAGAAAATGATCTTGTTCTCCTCCACGCCGAGGACAGTAGTGATTGTTTGGAGGAAATTTCAGGGGCTGGTCTAACCTTCGCTGCTTTGCCAGAATTTCAAGGGCTGTCTGACTTCCAGATTGCCAATTTGGTTCTGAACGTTGCTGATTTAGAAGTCTCTCAGGAGTTTTATCAAGTCCTAGCTGGCTTAGCCTTTTTACCGACTTTAAAGGCAGCTCAAGGTTCAGATCTGCAGGCAGCAGAGAACACCACTTGGGATCTTGAAATTATTGATTATCAAGTTCCGACTGATTATGATTTTACAGCCCTGAAAGCTTATTTGGAAGCTGCAGGCCTTTCTGTCTACCTTGATAAAGGACAAACCGTGCTTGTAGTTTCTGATCCTAGTCAAATTGAATTATGGTTTAGCAAATGA
- a CDS encoding serine hydrolase domain-containing protein, with protein sequence MKKILDKIEQQIEADIYHGASLALYNGCWQEFYLGTLDGKQPVVSGLTYDLASVSKVVGVGTVLIQMVKEGIVKLDWPLRAYYPAFADNSVTIRQLLTHTSGIDPYIPNRNELDAESLIEAINHIQVTSQHEFKYTDINFILLGLMLETLTSQTLADLLEQKVFKPFAMKETNFGPVPVAVPTVKGVLPGVVHDPKAKVLGVHTGSAGLFSTLKDLEKFLNAYLQRDFAAYLNHNFAPSGSKERSLAWDKQGDWLLHTGYTGTFVLYNRKAQKAAIFLSNRTYEKDERAQWILDRDQLITVIKEEL encoded by the coding sequence ATGAAAAAAATTTTAGACAAAATAGAGCAACAAATTGAGGCTGACATCTATCATGGTGCCAGCCTTGCCCTTTACAATGGATGTTGGCAGGAATTCTACTTGGGTACCTTAGATGGTAAGCAGCCGGTCGTGTCAGGGTTAACTTATGATCTAGCTAGTGTGTCTAAGGTTGTCGGTGTGGGAACGGTGCTGATTCAGATGGTTAAGGAGGGGATCGTCAAGCTAGATTGGCCCCTCAGGGCTTATTACCCAGCCTTTGCTGATAATAGCGTGACTATCCGCCAGCTACTGACCCATACGTCAGGCATTGATCCCTATATTCCCAACCGTAACGAATTGGATGCTGAATCCTTGATTGAGGCCATCAATCATATTCAGGTAACCAGCCAACATGAGTTTAAATATACGGATATCAACTTTATTTTATTGGGCCTGATGCTGGAAACCCTAACCAGTCAAACCTTGGCTGATTTATTGGAGCAGAAGGTTTTTAAACCATTTGCCATGAAGGAGACTAACTTTGGTCCAGTCCCAGTAGCAGTCCCAACGGTCAAAGGAGTGTTACCCGGAGTGGTGCATGATCCTAAGGCTAAGGTCTTAGGAGTTCACACGGGATCGGCTGGGCTTTTTTCGACGCTGAAGGATTTGGAAAAATTTTTGAATGCCTATTTACAAAGGGATTTTGCGGCTTATCTCAACCATAATTTTGCACCTTCGGGTTCAAAAGAGCGCAGTCTGGCTTGGGATAAGCAAGGTGACTGGCTCCTGCATACAGGCTACACAGGAACCTTTGTTCTCTACAACCGTAAGGCACAGAAAGCAGCTATCTTCCTCTCCAATCGGACTTATGAAAAGGATGAACGCGCTCAGTGGATTTTGGATCGGGATCAATTGATTACAGTCATCAAGGAGGAGCTCTGA
- a CDS encoding DUF1697 domain-containing protein: MRYALLFRGINVGGKNKIAMADLVKRVEELGYRQVETYINSGNLFFNSEKPEADIIEGFKAFFAASYPFVRTFALIASKDFAAEELPDWWTDDLVRKDVLFYTVELDSKMVRKTIEKLKLTDEIVHFGHLGIYWGKYQEKNFLKTAYHKALLKQSFYKEITIRNHKTYAKLADYLGLSHDHL; the protein is encoded by the coding sequence ATGCGTTATGCCTTGCTTTTTAGAGGTATTAATGTGGGTGGTAAGAATAAGATTGCTATGGCTGACTTGGTTAAGCGGGTTGAGGAGCTGGGTTATCGTCAAGTTGAGACCTATATTAATTCCGGCAATCTCTTTTTTAATAGCGAAAAACCAGAAGCTGACATTATTGAGGGATTTAAGGCCTTCTTTGCAGCTAGCTATCCCTTTGTGCGGACCTTCGCCCTTATAGCGTCTAAGGATTTTGCAGCAGAAGAACTTCCGGATTGGTGGACTGATGATTTAGTCAGAAAGGATGTCCTTTTTTACACTGTAGAATTGGATAGTAAGATGGTGCGAAAGACTATTGAAAAGTTGAAACTGACTGATGAGATTGTTCATTTTGGGCATTTAGGTATCTACTGGGGTAAATATCAGGAGAAAAATTTCCTGAAGACGGCTTACCATAAGGCCCTTCTCAAGCAGTCCTTCTATAAAGAAATAACTATTCGCAATCACAAGACCTATGCTAAGCTGGCAGATTATCTTGGTCTTTCTCATGACCATCTGTAA
- a CDS encoding acyltransferase family protein, translated as METKKKIRRSNIELLRIVALFMIIMYHIVRHCIRVQLVSPEDLEREAVEVFNQPVFYPRLLILNVIMTFGSIGNALFILVSGYFMANREPDTIQIGKISKKLLYQLLFAATLLTCLSPWLHHLRPDIFSGLQRFMRINERFWFVGYYFVVILFGKLFLNKFLKQLEYKQYASFLLVFLALITFSWTNHIMRSFATGLEVFLTGVFLYSFAGFVRRFDVLSRVRTYVLFLLPMLVYALVLISGYNTVVTRIQTYIKSESTEVFLQRIPNFNNSSLVVIIVAICIFELFRRLSLPDSRLIAFLGQSTFMVYLVHDNRFYYELWNLRDWVTTLAASPTIFIIQLIKWTMYTFVTGVFAYILYVLLHFILRRNKWLLLRSEKNNINKL; from the coding sequence ATGGAAACAAAAAAGAAAATAAGACGTTCAAATATAGAGTTATTACGTATTGTAGCTCTGTTTATGATTATTATGTACCACATTGTCAGACACTGTATTAGAGTTCAGCTGGTCTCTCCTGAAGACTTGGAGAGGGAGGCAGTAGAAGTCTTTAATCAGCCCGTCTTCTATCCCCGCCTGTTAATACTGAATGTTATTATGACCTTTGGTAGTATTGGCAATGCCTTATTTATTCTGGTCTCTGGATATTTTATGGCCAACAGGGAACCCGATACTATTCAGATCGGAAAGATTTCTAAAAAGCTGCTCTATCAACTTTTATTTGCGGCTACCTTATTGACCTGCCTTTCTCCTTGGCTGCATCACCTACGTCCAGATATATTCTCGGGTCTGCAGCGATTTATGCGAATCAACGAGCGATTTTGGTTTGTCGGTTATTATTTTGTTGTGATTCTTTTTGGGAAACTGTTCTTAAATAAGTTTCTTAAACAATTGGAATATAAGCAGTATGCTAGCTTTCTTCTTGTCTTTTTAGCTCTGATAACTTTTTCTTGGACCAATCATATTATGAGATCTTTTGCGACGGGGTTAGAGGTTTTCTTGACAGGAGTCTTTCTCTATTCCTTTGCAGGGTTTGTTAGGAGGTTTGATGTCCTTTCCAGGGTACGGACCTATGTTTTATTCCTCCTTCCTATGCTAGTCTATGCCTTGGTCCTGATTTCTGGTTATAATACTGTTGTAACTAGGATTCAAACCTACATAAAAAGTGAATCTACAGAAGTCTTTCTCCAGCGTATTCCTAACTTTAATAATAGTAGTTTAGTCGTTATTATCGTTGCTATCTGTATTTTTGAACTCTTCCGACGGCTGTCACTACCAGACAGTAGACTAATCGCCTTTTTAGGACAGTCGACCTTTATGGTCTACCTTGTCCATGACAACCGTTTCTATTATGAGCTTTGGAATCTCAGAGACTGGGTAACGACCTTGGCTGCCAGTCCAACAATCTTTATCATCCAGCTGATCAAATGGACTATGTATACCTTTGTAACTGGTGTGTTTGCTTACATCTTATATGTACTATTGCACTTTATTTTAAGACGAAACAAATGGCTATTGTTGAGATCTGAAAAAAATAACATAAATAAACTATAA
- the pflB gene encoding formate C-acetyltransferase produces the protein MATVKTNTDVFEKAWEGFKGTDWKEKASIARFVQDNYTPYDGDESFLAGPTERTLHVKKIVEDTKADYEEAGRFPMDTRPTSIADIDAGYIDKDQELIYGIQNDELFKLNFMPKGGIRMAETALKEHGYEPDPAVHEIFTKYATTVNDGIFRAYTSNIRRARHAHTVTGLPDAYSRGRIIGVYARLALYGADYLMQEKVNDWNALTEIDEETIRLREEVNLQYQALQDVVKLGDLYGVDVRRPAMDTKEAIQWTNIAFMAVCRVINGAATSLGRVPIVLDIYAERDLARGTYTESEIQEFVDDFVLKLRTVKFARTKAYDELYSGDPTFITTSMAGMGADGRHRVTKMDYRFLNTLDNIGNAPEPNLTVLWTDKLPYAFRHYCMHMSHKHSSIQYEGVTTMAKDGYGEMSCISCCVSPLDPENEEQRHNIQYFGARVNVLKALLTGLNGGYDDVHKDYKVFDIEPVRDDVLDFDTVKENFEKSLDWLTDTYVDALNIIHYMTDKYNYEAVQMAFLPTHQRANMGFGICGFANTVDTLSAIKYATVKPIRDEDGYIYDYETTGDYPRWGEDDPRSNELAEWLIEAYTTRLRSHKLYKNAEATVSLLTITSNVAYSKQTGNSPVHKGVYLNEDGTVNLSKLEFFSPGANPSNKAKGGWLQNLNSLASLDFGYAADGISLTTQVSPRALGKTREEQVDNLVTILDGYFENGGQHVNLNVMDLKDVYDKIMNGEDVIVRISGYCVNTKYLTKEQKTELTQRVFHEVLSMDDAAEAVSGQAK, from the coding sequence ATGGCAACTGTTAAAACAAACACTGATGTCTTTGAAAAAGCTTGGGAAGGGTTTAAAGGAACTGATTGGAAGGAAAAAGCAAGTATTGCTCGTTTCGTTCAAGATAACTACACCCCTTATGATGGTGATGAAAGCTTCTTGGCTGGTCCGACCGAACGGACACTCCATGTCAAGAAAATTGTAGAAGATACGAAAGCTGACTATGAAGAAGCTGGCCGTTTCCCAATGGATACGCGCCCAACATCAATTGCTGACATTGATGCAGGTTATATTGACAAAGACCAAGAGTTGATTTACGGTATTCAAAATGACGAACTCTTTAAGCTCAACTTCATGCCAAAAGGTGGTATCCGTATGGCTGAAACTGCTTTAAAGGAACACGGATATGAACCAGATCCAGCAGTGCATGAAATCTTTACCAAATATGCAACGACTGTCAATGACGGTATTTTCCGTGCTTATACTTCTAACATCCGTCGTGCCCGTCACGCTCACACTGTAACTGGTTTGCCAGATGCTTACTCACGCGGTCGTATTATTGGGGTTTACGCACGTCTAGCTCTCTACGGTGCTGACTACCTCATGCAAGAAAAAGTTAATGACTGGAACGCCTTGACTGAAATTGATGAAGAAACCATTCGTCTGCGTGAAGAAGTTAACTTGCAATATCAAGCCCTGCAAGATGTTGTTAAATTAGGTGATCTCTACGGTGTTGACGTTCGTCGTCCTGCAATGGATACTAAGGAAGCTATCCAATGGACCAATATCGCCTTCATGGCTGTCTGCCGTGTCATCAACGGTGCTGCTACTTCTCTTGGACGTGTGCCAATCGTTCTTGATATCTATGCTGAACGTGACTTAGCTCGCGGCACTTATACTGAAAGCGAAATCCAAGAATTTGTTGATGACTTCGTTCTGAAATTGCGTACTGTTAAGTTTGCTCGGACTAAAGCTTACGATGAACTTTACTCAGGTGACCCAACCTTCATCACAACTTCCATGGCAGGTATGGGGGCAGATGGTCGTCACCGTGTTACTAAGATGGACTATCGTTTCCTTAACACCTTGGATAACATCGGCAATGCTCCAGAACCAAACTTGACCGTTCTTTGGACTGACAAATTGCCATACGCTTTCCGTCACTACTGTATGCACATGAGCCACAAACACTCTTCTATCCAATATGAAGGTGTAACAACAATGGCTAAAGATGGTTATGGTGAAATGTCTTGTATCTCATGCTGTGTATCACCGCTTGACCCTGAAAATGAAGAACAACGTCACAACATCCAATACTTCGGTGCTCGTGTAAATGTCTTGAAAGCTCTTTTAACTGGTCTTAACGGCGGTTATGATGATGTTCATAAAGACTACAAAGTCTTCGATATCGAACCTGTTCGTGATGATGTTCTAGACTTTGATACCGTTAAGGAAAACTTTGAAAAATCATTGGATTGGTTGACTGATACTTATGTTGACGCCCTTAACATCATCCACTACATGACTGATAAGTACAACTATGAAGCTGTACAAATGGCCTTCTTGCCTACTCATCAACGTGCTAACATGGGATTTGGTATCTGTGGTTTTGCCAACACAGTTGATACGCTTTCAGCTATCAAGTATGCTACTGTAAAACCAATTCGTGATGAAGATGGCTACATCTACGATTACGAAACAACTGGTGACTACCCACGCTGGGGTGAAGACGATCCTCGCTCAAACGAGCTAGCAGAATGGTTGATCGAAGCCTACACGACTCGTCTCCGCAGCCATAAGCTTTACAAGAATGCTGAAGCTACTGTATCACTTCTTACCATCACTTCAAACGTTGCTTACTCTAAACAAACTGGTAACTCTCCAGTCCACAAGGGTGTTTACCTCAACGAAGATGGCACGGTTAATTTGTCTAAACTTGAATTCTTCTCACCAGGTGCTAACCCTTCTAATAAGGCAAAGGGTGGCTGGTTGCAAAACCTTAACTCTCTTGCAAGCCTTGACTTTGGTTATGCAGCAGATGGTATCTCATTGACCACTCAAGTTTCTCCACGTGCTCTCGGTAAGACCCGTGAAGAACAAGTAGATAATCTTGTTACTATCCTTGATGGTTACTTTGAAAACGGTGGTCAACACGTCAACCTCAATGTCATGGACCTTAAAGATGTCTACGACAAGATTATGAATGGTGAAGATGTTATCGTTCGTATCTCTGGCTACTGTGTTAACACCAAATACCTTACTAAGGAACAAAAGACTGAATTGACACAACGTGTCTTCCACGAAGTTCTTTCAATGGATGATGCCGCTGAAGCCGTTTCAGGCCAAGCTAAATAA
- the dinB gene encoding DNA polymerase IV, which translates to MLIFPLLNDTSRKIIHIDMDAFFASVEERDNPELVGKPVIIGADPRKTGGRGVVSTCNYEARKFGVHSAMNSKEALERCPEAIFISGDYQKYRQVGQQIREIFKRYTDLFEPMSIDEAYLDVTENKLGIKSAVKLAKMIQLDIWQEVQLTCSAGVSYNKFLAKLASDYDKPHGLTLILPDEAEDFLKGLPIEKFYGVGKQSVKRLHELGVYTGQDLLEIPEMTLIDHFGRFGYDLYRKARGISNSPVKPNRVRKSIGSERTYGKLLRNDEDIKAEISKHVKRVADTLERHSKQGKVIVLKVRYSDFSTLTKRHSLELATQNREQIEKEAYAIFAELEEESSLGIRLLGVTVTDLEDTGASEMTLF; encoded by the coding sequence ATGCTGATTTTTCCCCTTCTCAACGATACCAGCAGAAAAATCATCCATATTGATATGGATGCCTTTTTTGCTTCGGTTGAAGAGCGGGATAATCCTGAGCTAGTTGGTAAGCCCGTCATTATCGGAGCTGATCCTAGAAAAACAGGTGGTAGAGGTGTCGTGTCTACCTGTAACTATGAGGCTAGAAAATTTGGTGTACATTCGGCCATGAATTCTAAGGAGGCTTTGGAGCGTTGTCCTGAGGCTATTTTCATATCGGGTGATTATCAGAAGTATCGTCAGGTTGGACAGCAGATCCGAGAGATTTTTAAACGCTACACGGATTTGTTCGAGCCCATGTCTATTGATGAGGCTTATCTGGATGTCACCGAAAATAAATTAGGGATTAAATCGGCTGTCAAGTTGGCTAAGATGATCCAGCTTGATATCTGGCAGGAGGTTCAGCTGACTTGTTCAGCTGGGGTCTCTTATAATAAGTTTCTGGCTAAATTGGCTAGTGACTATGACAAACCCCATGGCCTGACCTTGATTTTACCTGATGAGGCTGAGGATTTTTTGAAAGGTCTTCCCATTGAAAAATTTTATGGGGTAGGCAAGCAGTCGGTCAAACGCTTGCATGAGCTAGGGGTTTATACGGGGCAGGATCTCTTGGAGATTCCTGAGATGACCTTGATTGATCACTTTGGACGCTTTGGGTATGACCTTTATCGCAAAGCTAGAGGTATTTCCAACAGTCCCGTTAAACCCAATCGCGTGCGCAAATCCATCGGCAGCGAGCGAACTTACGGAAAGTTACTCCGAAATGATGAGGACATTAAGGCTGAAATTTCCAAACATGTCAAGAGAGTCGCTGATACCTTAGAGCGACACAGTAAGCAGGGCAAGGTTATTGTTCTAAAAGTCCGCTATTCAGATTTTTCTACCCTAACAAAACGTCACAGTCTGGAGCTAGCCACACAGAATAGGGAACAAATCGAAAAGGAAGCTTATGCTATCTTTGCGGAACTGGAAGAAGAATCTAGTCTGGGTATCCGTCTCCTCGGCGTTACCGTAACAGATTTAGAGGATACAGGAGCCAGTGAAATGACCCTGTTTTAG